A region of Fimbriimonadaceae bacterium DNA encodes the following proteins:
- the lexA gene encoding LexA repressor has product MARGLTRKQELILQFLLDYIQKEGYPPSIREIGQHFHIGSLRGVTVHLDALEKKGYISRANTPRSIRITHPQYQSTSRVSMLPLLGQIAAGAPILAQESVEDLIPVPSEMVRNIEGAFLLRVRGDSMSGEGIMPRDLVVIKPQQTANHGDLVAVLLGEEATVKRIHFDKSGVRLMPANPAYEPIMVQQEDARVVGRVVGLIRDYEGMAF; this is encoded by the coding sequence ATGGCCCGAGGTTTGACAAGAAAACAAGAGCTTATTCTGCAGTTCCTGCTGGATTACATCCAAAAAGAGGGCTATCCACCGTCCATTCGCGAGATCGGACAGCACTTCCACATCGGCTCGCTGCGCGGCGTGACGGTCCATTTGGACGCTCTTGAAAAGAAGGGCTACATCTCTCGAGCCAATACGCCACGCTCCATACGTATCACTCATCCGCAATATCAGTCCACCAGTCGCGTGTCGATGCTTCCGTTGCTGGGACAGATCGCCGCGGGCGCACCGATCCTCGCCCAAGAGTCCGTTGAGGACCTCATTCCGGTGCCGAGTGAAATGGTGCGCAACATCGAGGGGGCGTTCCTGCTACGGGTCAGAGGCGACTCCATGTCGGGCGAAGGCATCATGCCTCGCGACCTTGTCGTCATCAAGCCCCAGCAGACCGCCAATCATGGGGACCTCGTTGCCGTGCTGCTCGGCGAAGAGGCCACCGTCAAGCGAATCCACTTCGATAAGTCCGGTGTTCGCCTCATGCCGGCCAACCCGGCGTACGAGCCTATCATGGTGCAACAGGAAGACGCTCGCGTCGTCGGCCGAGTTGTCGGTCTGATACGCGATTACGAGGGGATGGCATTCTAG
- the pabA gene encoding Aminodeoxychorismate/anthranilate synthase component 2 — protein sequence MILVIDNYDSFTYNLVQHLGQCGADIEVRRNDQIDLAAIQELRPDGIMLSPGPCTPKESGICLGLMNAVLSESVPELSGVPIFGVCLGHQAVAYVAGGVVTQAHKIMHGKASLVEHDCQGLFEGMPNPFSAIRYHSLVMTEASLPPGFKITARARDDNEVMGIRHERLPIEGVQFHPESALTENGMRIVENFANWVARRPAAA from the coding sequence ATGATCTTGGTGATCGACAACTACGACAGCTTCACCTATAACTTGGTGCAGCACCTTGGGCAGTGCGGTGCGGACATCGAGGTGCGTCGCAACGACCAAATCGACTTGGCTGCCATCCAAGAGCTTCGTCCCGACGGCATCATGCTTTCGCCGGGGCCGTGTACCCCTAAGGAGTCGGGTATCTGCCTGGGTCTGATGAATGCGGTCCTTTCGGAGTCGGTGCCGGAACTCTCCGGTGTCCCGATCTTCGGCGTCTGCCTCGGCCACCAGGCGGTCGCGTATGTTGCCGGCGGAGTTGTCACACAGGCTCACAAGATCATGCATGGTAAGGCCTCGCTCGTCGAGCACGACTGCCAAGGGCTGTTCGAAGGCATGCCAAATCCTTTTTCGGCGATCCGCTATCACTCGCTGGTGATGACCGAGGCTTCTCTGCCACCGGGCTTCAAGATAACGGCACGCGCCCGTGACGACAATGAAGTCATGGGGATCCGCCACGAACGATTGCCGATAGAAGGCGTGCAGTTCCATCCCGAGTCTGCGCTCACCGAGAACGGCATGCGTATTGTCGAGAACTTCGCGAACTGGGTGGCCCGGCGACCGGCCGCGGCCTAG
- the rsmI gene encoding Ribosomal RNA small subunit methyltransferase I: MAAADFWIVEDSRISAKLAQHLGIRKPMTVLNDHSGSSIIERIAERISAGESAVLMTDAGTPGISDPGAMLVDRLYDLAVPIDSIPGPSAVVVALSLSGFFAQRFAFLGYLPRRTGDIVKEVQPYESSTMTLVLFESPYRFRTVLEVIYQVLGKRRVAICRELTKRHQQIWRGTLDSLPSEAQVPAKGEFTIVIEGMRKSGVQSSNPIRRKGSHGGDGNA, encoded by the coding sequence ATGGCCGCCGCCGACTTCTGGATCGTCGAAGACAGTCGCATCAGCGCAAAGCTGGCCCAGCATCTCGGGATTCGCAAGCCGATGACCGTTCTCAACGACCATTCGGGCTCATCCATTATCGAGAGGATCGCGGAGCGCATCAGTGCCGGGGAGTCGGCGGTCCTGATGACTGATGCCGGCACGCCAGGAATCAGCGACCCGGGCGCCATGCTCGTCGACCGACTGTATGACCTGGCCGTGCCGATCGATAGCATCCCGGGACCGTCCGCGGTCGTGGTTGCGCTGTCGCTCAGCGGGTTCTTTGCCCAGCGCTTCGCGTTCCTGGGTTACCTGCCCCGCCGTACAGGCGACATCGTCAAGGAGGTTCAACCCTACGAGAGCTCCACGATGACATTGGTCCTTTTCGAATCGCCTTACCGCTTTCGAACCGTCCTTGAAGTGATTTATCAGGTTTTGGGTAAGCGACGGGTGGCGATTTGCCGAGAATTAACCAAGCGTCACCAGCAGATTTGGCGCGGGACGCTGGATAGTCTGCCCAGCGAGGCCCAAGTTCCGGCTAAGGGAGAGTTCACCATCGTAATCGAAGGCATGCGAAAGTCAGGGGTACAATCGTCGAACCCGATACGGCGGAAAGGTTCGCACGGAGGCGACGGAAACGCATGA
- the ramA_2 gene encoding (R)-stereoselective amidase, translating to MRLSVACVQFAPAKAKVDENLARIGETILEVSREGVDLVVFPEASTTGYFLEGGVLESSLTSQGLLERLTNFRPERPIDAVIGFYEKEGTLLYNSAAYVSWDGAAWQLVTSYHKFFLPTYGVFDEDRFVGRGTAPGTVETRFGRFGIMICEDAWHSILSTLLALDGATVMIVPSASPARGFSEDRPSNLLRYERVLTGIAEEHGVYCLNAMLTGFEGGKGFVGGGMVVDPFGKLIAQSPVAEEHVLVTEIDLDQVTLARAGSPLISDLESAWSDVQAWVAAR from the coding sequence ATGCGACTTTCGGTCGCCTGCGTGCAATTTGCTCCGGCGAAAGCCAAGGTCGACGAGAACCTCGCCCGGATCGGTGAAACCATCCTCGAGGTCAGCCGCGAGGGTGTCGACCTGGTCGTGTTTCCCGAAGCGAGCACGACCGGCTACTTCCTGGAGGGCGGGGTGTTGGAATCTTCTCTGACCAGCCAGGGCTTACTTGAGCGCCTGACGAACTTCCGTCCCGAGAGGCCGATCGATGCCGTGATCGGTTTCTATGAGAAGGAAGGCACCTTGCTTTACAACAGCGCGGCCTACGTTTCGTGGGATGGTGCGGCATGGCAGCTGGTTACCTCCTATCACAAGTTCTTCCTGCCCACCTATGGCGTCTTTGACGAGGACCGGTTTGTGGGCCGGGGAACCGCACCAGGCACCGTCGAAACCCGCTTTGGTCGCTTCGGCATCATGATCTGCGAGGATGCCTGGCACTCCATTCTTTCCACGCTGCTCGCGCTGGATGGGGCGACGGTAATGATCGTGCCGAGCGCGTCACCTGCGCGTGGGTTTTCTGAGGACCGGCCAAGCAACCTCTTGCGCTACGAGCGTGTGCTCACGGGCATCGCCGAAGAGCACGGCGTGTACTGTCTGAACGCCATGCTCACAGGATTCGAAGGCGGCAAGGGCTTTGTCGGCGGGGGCATGGTCGTGGATCCCTTTGGGAAGCTCATAGCGCAGAGTCCGGTCGCCGAGGAGCACGTGCTGGTCACGGAGATCGATCTCGATCAGGTGACGCTTGCCCGAGCCGGAAGCCCACTGATCAGCGATCTTGAAAGCGCATGGAGCGACGTCCAGGCGTGGGTGGCGGCGCGATGA